Genomic DNA from Candidatus Sphingomonas phytovorans:
GGCGGATTTCGTGCGCGCGGTGCTGAAGGGTCACAGCGCGCTCGGCCTCGCTTTCGCGGCGGTGATCTATCTCGTCTGCCTGACCGGCAGCATCGCGGTGTTCGCGCACGAATTCGAGCGCTGGGAGCATGCCGGCGCACCGCGCATCGATTCAGCCTCGCCCGCAGCGGTGCAAGCCGCGCTGGCCGAGGCGGTGGGCCGCGCCGGACCGGGCATCGAGCATGGCTATATCCAGATGCCCGGCCCGGACCTGCCGCGATTGCTGGTCAGCATCGATACGGCCAGGGGCAACCAGGCCTGGATCGCCGATGCCGAAGGTCGGCTGGTGGCTGAAGGCAAGACACCCTGGACCGAGTTCCTGACCCGCCTCCACATCAACCTGCATCTGCCAAGGACCTGGGGAATCTTCCTCGTCGGGCTGACCGGCGTGGCGCTGCTCTCCTCGCTCATCTCGGGCCTGCTCGCGCATCCGCGCATCTTCCGCGATGCGTTTCACCTCCGGCTGGGCGGATCGAGGCGATTGCAGGAGGCCGACCTGCACAACCGGCTCGGCGTCTGGGCTCTTCCCTTCCATGTCACCGTGTCGCTGACCGGCGCGGTGCTCGGCCTCACGACGCTGATCGTCGGGGTGCTTGGCATGGCGCTGTTCCAGGGCGATGTCGGCAAGGTCTATGCCCTGTTCGTCCCCGCCGAGCCAAAGGAAGATGCCCGCCCTGCCCCGGTGATCGACCTTCAGCCGATGTTCGCCCAGGTCGCGCGGCTGGCACCGGGCGCGCGCACCGACCTGATCCTGATCGAGCACCCGACCGAACGGGGCAGCGCCGCGCTGTTCAACGTCGACCGGGGCGGCGGACACCTGTCGAAGACCGATGCCTATGCCTTTCGCCGCGACGGCACGCTCTACCATGCCAAGCATGCGGCCGCGAACAATCTGGGCGAGCAGATCCTGGCGTCGATCGGGACGCTTCACTTCGGCTGGTTCGGCGGCGGGATCGTCAAGATCGGCTATGCGCTGCTTGGCCTCGGCCTCACCTATCTGGCGGCGAGCGGCGTCACCATCTGGCTCGCGCGCCGCCGCGACAAAGGCCGCCCGGCACCCGGCTGGGAACGCGTGTGGACGAGCGTGGTCTGGGGCCAGCCAGCGGCTCTCGCCCTGGCGGCGCTGGCCGCCATCGCACTTCACCCCGGCATGACCGCGCTGATCTGGGTCTGGGGCGTCGTCACCCTGCTGGCGCTCGCCGCATCGGCATTGACGGCCGTCCGCCCGCTGGCGAAAGCTCTGGCGCTCATTGCCGGGGCTGCCGCCGCGCTCACCGCGATCCTCCATGCAGTGCTGCTTCCCGGCAGCGATCCGGTCGCCTGGGCAGTCGATGCGGGCCTGTTGCTGACGGCCGCCGCGCTCGGCTGGCGCGCCATGGCGGGAGAGCGGAGGACGGCATGAGCGGAACGACCATCGACAGCATCGCCGCGCTTGAGGATGTCATCGGCAAGACCCCGCCGACGATGGATCTGAAGGTCATCGACCATCTCGACCGGGGGGCGCTTCGCTGGATCGCAGAGTCGCCGCTGATGTTCGCCGGATTCGGCGACGGATCGGGCGCCGGCATCACGCTGGCGGGTGGCACGCCGGGGTTCGCGAGCGGCGATGCCGGCGAGTTGCGCGTACCGCTACGCTTCATCGACGACGCGACAGGGTTGCAGGCCGGGGCACCGTTCGGCGCACTGTTCCTCATTCCCGGCATCCGCGAGACGTTGCGCGTCAACGGCAGGGTGGTGGCGGTCGGAGCTGACGACGTCCGTATCGACGTCGAGGAATGCTATGGCCATTGCGCCAAGGCGCTGATCCGGTCCGATTTCTGGTCGGCGGCCCCTGTCGACATCGCGCCGGACGCCGCCGCCTTCATCGCCGCCAGCCGGTTCATGGCGCTGGCGACGATCGGCGCCGAGGGTCATGCCGATCTGAGCCCGAAGGGCGACCCGGCCAACTGCATGGCGCGGCTCGATCAGGACATGCTCTGGTTCGCCGACCGGCCAGGCAACCGGCGGGTCGACAGCTTCCGCAACATCGTCGCCCAGCCCCGGGTTGCGCTGGCGTTGATCCTCCCCGGATCGCCGATGGTCGCCACCATCCGCGGGACGGCGACGCTGACGACCGACGCGGCGGCGCGCATGCGGTTCGCGGTACAGGGCAAGACGCCGCTGCTCGCGATCGGCGTATCCGACATGACAGTCGATCTTCGCCGAAGCGCGGCGCTGGCACGGGCATGCCTGTGGCCGGCCCCGGCCGAGCCCCCCGCGATCGATCCGGCGGCCCTGTTCCTCGACCATATCAAGCTCAACCGCGACACCGGCCTCGGCGCGAGGCTGGCGGTCGCCGCGCTGGCGGTCCCGGGGGTCGCCGGCCTGCTGAAGAAGGGGCTCGAGAAGGACTATAAGGACAATCTCTACTGACATCTGCCGCATGTCGCGCGGCTCGATGCCAGTCCGGTCTCAGGACGGCCTGTCGATCTGATAGAGCACATGCGGAGAAAGCGGATCGCCCGACGGTACGGTGGGGTCGGCGAAATCGTCCGCCGCATTCCGCGACATGCCGAGCGTTTCCATAAGCGCGCGCGACGGGCGGTTGATCGTCGAGGTATAGCCCACCACGCGCTCCAGCCCGATGGACCAGGCATGCGCGAGCCATGCCTGACTCGCTTCCCGGGCATAGCCCTGCCGCCAGAATCGCCGCGCCAATATCCACCCGATCTCGACGGCAGGGCCACCGGGCAGGTCGTCAGTCCAGGAGAGGCCCGCACCGCCGACCAGCGCCTGATCGTCGCGCCGCTCGACCGCGAGAAAGGCGAAGCCATGATCGTTCAGGTGCTTCTGGCACTGGTCGATTTCAGCGTCGGATTCCTCTCGCGTCAGGAGCGCCGGGTAATAGAATTGCCGTACATCGGCATCCGCGTTGATCGCGGCCCAGCCGGGCAGGTCGCGCGGCAGCCAGGGACGGATCGTCAGGCGCGCCGTCTCGATCAGCACGGCACCGATGCCGTCCGCGCCAGCATTACGCAGACCCTGTCCTTGTAGGAAGCGCGATCGAACTCGCGATAACCGAGCTTGGCGGCCAGCCGTAGCGAGGCGGCATTTTCCGGATTGATGATGCACACGGTGCGGGCGGGTGCGCGGACCCGGTCGATCCAGTCATGCGCCGCCGTCACCGCCTCAAGCGCAAGCCCCCGTCCGTGCGTCGCGCGCGCCATGATCCAGGCGCCCTCCGGGAAGGGATCGAACTCGTCGCCCAGCCCGCGATGAAAATCGGCCAGCCCCACCTCGCCCAGAAACGCGCCGCTCGTCCGGTCAAGCACCGCGAACAGGCCATAGCCAAGCAACGACCAATGGCCAGCATAGCGCAGCAGCCGGTTCCACGCATCCTCGCGCGACAGCTTCGGCACGCCGATGAAGCGGAACAGCTCCTCGTCGCCATACATGGCGAACCACGGCTCGAAATCCTCAAGGCGGTGCGGCCGCAGAATCAGCTTGGATGTCTCGATCATCGCGCGAGATGAACCGCCGCGTCGCGTGAGGTCAACCGACGCCGCCGCCGACGCTCGTGCAGGGAACGATCCGGAGACCGGGCGCGAGCGTCCTCACAGGCCAATATGACAACCACGCGCGTCTAAATGACAACCTAACTTGACACAAGGGCATGCCGATATGTAAAGCTCACTTTACCGATTCGAAAGGAAGCTTTACCATGGCAAGAAGCAAAGCGATCGGGCGCTATAATCGCAGGGTCATCGTCCTAAGCCTGATTTACGCGGCCGCGCTGTTCTTCGCGATCTACTGCTTCACGCACCGGTTGCTGGGTGGGCCGCTCGCTTATGCCGCGGCTGTCCTGCCCGCATTGCCGATCATCGGCATCCTTGCCGTGATCGGGCGCTACCTCATCGAAGAGACCGACGAATATCTGCGCGACATGATGGTGCGTCAGGCGCTGATCGCGACCGGTTTCTCGCTCAGCATTGCCACCGCCTGGGGCTTTCTCGAGAATTTCGGGCTCGTGCCGCATGTCTACGCTTATTACGCGGTGATCCTGTGGTTCGCCGGGATGGGCATCGGCACCTGCATCAACCGCTTCCAGGCGTGGCGAGGTGCGGCATGAAGAACCGCCTCAAGGTGCTCCGCGCCGAGCGCGACTGGAGCCAGAGCGATCTCGCCGACCGGCTCGAGGTATCGCGCCAGAGCGTCAACGCGATCGAGACCGGCCGTTACGACCCGTCGCTCCCCCTCGCCTTCAAGATCGCTGAGTTGTTCGGGCTCTCGATCGAACAGATCTTCACCAGCCCTTCCAGGGAGAATGATCAATGAACCCCGCCACCAAAGGCCGGCTGATCGCTGCCATCGCCCTCCCGCTGCTCCTGCTCGACGCCTTCCCCTCCCATGCCGAGCCGGTACAGGCAAGCGTCGCCGCCACGGCCGCCGAGACGATGGACCATATCTCGATCGTGGTAACCGGCAGGGGATCGCCGGTCTTCCTCATCCCGGGCCTGTCCTCCCCCCGCGCCGTATGGGACGGGGTGGTGCCTGAACTGGCGAAGGCTCACCGCGTCTATCTCGTCCAGGTCAACGGCTTTGGCGGCGACGCGCCGGGCGCGAACCTGAAACCGGGCATCCTCGACGGCATCGTCGCCGATCTCGACGGCTATATCGCGCGTAACAAGATCGAGGGCGCGGCGATTGTCGGCCATTCGCTCGGCGGCCTTGTCGGGCTGATATATGCCAAGGCGCATCCCGGCCACCTGTCGCGGCTGATGATCGTCGATTCACTGCCTTTCTACGGTATGATGTTCGGCCCGACCGCCACGGTCGCGATGGTCGAGCCGCAAGGCAAGGCGATGCGCGACCAGATTACGGCTACCTATGGCAAGCCAGCCAATCCGGCGGCCGCCGAGGCGATAGCGAACCACCTCGCGCTCAAGCCGGAGTCGCGGGCCAGGGTGAAGGCATGGGTGATGGCGGCCGATCCGCGCGTCACCGGCGCCGCGATGTACGAGGACCTGACGACCGACCTTCGCCCCGACCTTGCCGCGATCAGGACGCCGGTCACCCTAGTCTATCCGTGGAGCACGGCCGTTCCCAAGCCAATAGCCGACGCGCTGTACAAGGGCGCCTATGGACCAGTGCCGGCGATGACCTATGTCGACATCGGCGACGCCGCGCATTTCGTGATGCTCGACCAGCCCGCTGCCTTCGCCGCGGCGCTCAAGGCCTTCGTGGAAGCGAAATAGAACCGTTGCGGCAAGAATACTCCAACCAAGTCGGATCGACATTCACCTCATTGGTACGGTTACAGCGGAGATGAGAGTTCGCGCAGAGGCGCAGAGAACGCGGAGTTCATTTCCGGACTTGTGTATCGTGCGCCGGTAAGCTCCCTGTTTGTGGACGCGTTCGTCATTGCAAACCACCCGAGCCGTCGGCCGGACCTTCTCAGCGTCCTCAGCGCCTCTGCGCGAACCATATTGCACCACCGGCTGGCCGGCTCTGAATGTCGATCCGGCCCAAACAGCTAAAGCGGATTGGCATGGGTGGGCGAGACGAAAATGGAAATATAGTGAAAACGGCATCGCAGGACGCGAATCGGAAAGGGCGCGCAGGCCAACAATCCTGCTGACAGCTTCGCTTTCACCAAGATTACGTAAGTCGCTCGACGAGGTGCGCGCGCGTTGGGCCTGGCTCGAATCGATCGGCGAAATACTGAGTTTCGTGCGCTACCAGCGTTTCGCGGAACTCCATGATGCTCACGACATAGGACGGCTTGCCGTCATAGGTCAGGACGAACTCAGTTACCCAGAGGTCGCCGCTCCCCACTATTCGTCGCACCGCGAAGCGTTTCTTGTTTGGCTGGGCGCATCGACTCTCCTGAATGTTGCGTCGTCCGCGGATTCGCTCGCCCGATTGCGGATAATCGAGGACGGCATCCTCGTGGTAGATTTCGTGTTCGGCCTCGAAATCGCTGGCGTCCGACGCATCCCAATGACGCTTCAGCGCCGAGCGCGCTGCTCGATCGTCCATCCCGATCTCCCATATGCGCCCCGACATATCCCAGATACCCAGGCACGCGAGTGCTAAAAGACACACCCGATAATGACAGGTTTCAGCTTTCCGGTCTCTGACATCAAATGACCGCACCGTTCGCCCGATATTCGGATCGAACGCGCAGGCCTCCGCGTTCGGCTGGTCCTATTCTGTCGCGCACGCTTGCTGGTATCGCTCGCCTTGGCCTGTCGATCACCTGTGGAACAAGCGCTGGAGTGGCTCGACAACAAGAACAAGCTCTTCACCTTCTGATCGCTCAAGCCCCTCCCCGAAACGGGAGGGGTGATGTAATGGGCCGCCCATGACTGACCCCGTGCCCACCCGCCCCGCCCTCGCCTATCACCTGACCGAAGGCGCCGGCCCGACGATCATCTTCCTGCCCGGCTATGCGTCCGACATGACCGGCAGCAAGGCCACCGCGCTCGAGGCTTGGGCGAAGGCGGCCGGGCGCTCGTTCCTGCGGTTCGACTATGCCGGATGCGGGCAGAGCGAGGGCGTGTTCGAGGAACAGACTCTGGCCGGCTGGCGCGACGACGTGCTCGAAATGGTCGACCGGACGGTCGCCGGACCCGTCGTCCTGGTCGGATCGTCGATGGGCGGCTGGCTGATGCTGCTCGTCGCGCGCGACCGGCCTGATCGGGTGGCGGGACTGGTCGGCATCGCGCCGGCGCCCGATTTCACCGACTGGGGCTTCACCACCGACGAGAAGCTGGCGCTGCTGCAGAATGGCAGGATCGAACGGCCGTCGATCTATGCCGACCAGCCGACCGTCTACACGTCGCGCTTCTGGCAATCGGGCGAGGCGAACCGGCTGATGTTCGGCGAGATCGCCGTCAATGGCCCGGTGCGGCTGCTCCAGGGCCAGGCCGATCTCGACGTGCCGTGGCACCGCACCGTTCGGCTTGCCGAACTGTTGCGTTCAGCCGATGTGCAGACTCTGCTCGTCAAGGACGGCGACCACCGCCTCTCGCGCGATGCCGATATCGCGCTGCTCATCCGGGCGGTCGAGGATGTGATCCAACGCCTATGATCCTGCCCCTGTTGCTGCTCGCCGCTCAAGCCGCCCAGCTCGCCGGCCCGCCGGATCCGGTGGAACAACGCTTCGACCGCTGCGTCGGTCTCGCCGAGAACGATCCGCATGCCGCTGAAGACGAGGCGGGGCGCTGGCAGCGCGATGGCGGCGGCTTCCTGTCGCATCAATGCCTCGGCATCTCCTACGCCAATCAGGGCCGCTGGACCGCTGCGGCGGCCGAGTTCGAGGCGGCGGCGCGCGGCGGGGAAATCGCGCGGGACAAGCGCGCGGCGAATTATTGGGCGCAGGCCGGCAATGCCTGGCTGGCCGGTGGCGAGGCGATGAAGGCGCGCGGCGCGCTCAATGCAGCGCTGGCCGCGGGCACGCTCGAGGGAATGCAGCGCGGCGAGGCCAATCTCGATCGTGCCCGTGCTTTCGTTGCGGGCGGCGACCTGGCCAGTGCACGCCCCGATCTCGACCGGGCCCTTGTCGATGCCGCCGCCGATCCGCTCGCCTGGCTGTTGTCGGCGACGCTGGCGCGGCGCACGAACGACCTGCCGCGCGCGAAGAAGGACATTGCCGAGGCGATCAAGCTTGCCGGCGACGATCCTTCGGTCCAGCTCGAAGCCGGCAACATCGCCGCCGCTGCTGGCGACGAGGCCGGCGCCAAGGCCGCATGGAATGCGGCGGTGAGGCAGAGGCCGGAGAGCGAGCCGGCCCGCAATGCCCGCAATGCGCTGAAGCAGTTCGATGCGCCGGCCGCCACCCCCGCGGCGGCAGCGCCGCCGGCTCCGGCGAAGCCCTGAGCCTTCCCCCTCTCAGCGGAAGAGGGGAATTGCACTCTTCGGCACTGGCAAGGCTGGCTGTGCGCGCCTATCTCGCGCGCAAGCAAGGAGCCCCGCCGATGAAATATCTGCACACCATGATCCGCGTCACCGACCCAGACGCGACGATCCGTTTCTTCACCCTGCTCGGGCTGGAGGAGGTGCGGCGGATGGAGAGCCAGCAGGGCCGTTTCACCCTGATCTTCCTTGCCGCCCCGGGCGAAGAAGGTATCGCCGAGGTCGAGCTGACCCATAATTGGGACCCGGAGGACTATTCGGGCGGCCGTAATTTCGGGCATCTCGCGTACCGCGTCGACAATATCTACGAGACCTGCCAGCGGCTGATGGACGCCGGCGTGACGATCAACCGCCCTCCGCGCGACGGCCATATGGCGTTCGTGCGCACCCCCGACAATATCTCGGTCGAGCTGCTCCAGGACGGCCACCTGCCGCCGGCCGAACCCTGGGCATCGATGCCGAACACGGGCGTCTGGTGAGATGGGCGCGGCGACCCGCGCGTTTCTGGCGATGACCGGCGCGCGCCTGCCGCTGGTGCAGGCGCCGATGGCCAATTTCGCCGGAACTGAGCTGGCGATCGCGGCGATGGGCGCAGGCGCCATCGGCTCGCTACCCTGTGCGGTCCTCGATGCGGGCGTCGTGGTCACGCAGGCGGCGACGGTGCGCGCGGCCGCCAAGGGTCCGCTCAACCTCAACTTCTTCTGCCACACGCTTGGTCCGGCACCCGACGAGACGGCATGGCGCGCGACATTGTCGCCCTTTTATGCGGATGAAGGTGTCGCCCCGCCGACCGACGCTCCGCCGCTTCGCCGCCCATTCGATGCTGCGATGGCCGATGCGGTGCGCACCGTCCGACCCGAGATCGTCAGCTTCCATTTCGGCCTGCCTGACGAGGATCTGCTAGAGCGGGTCAAGGCAACCGGCGCGCTTGTCTTCGGCTGCGCGACCAATGTCGCGGAGGCGCGCTGGCTTGCCGAACGCGGCTGCGACGCCGTGATCGCCCAGGGGTTCGAGGCGGGCGGCCATGCCGGCTATTTCCTGGCGGGCCATCGGCCGGTCGGGCTGATCGCCCTCGTCCCGCAGATCGCGGATGCGGTTCATGTCCCGGTGATCGCGGCCGGCGGCATCGCCGATGCGCGTGGCGTGGCCGCGGCAATGGCGCTCGGCGCCGCGGCTGTGCAGGTCGGCACCGCCTATCTTCGCACGCCCGAAGCCCGGCCAAGCGCTGCGCTGCGCCACCGGATGGAGACAGCGACGGCCGACGACAGCGTCTTCACCAACCTGTTTAGCGGGGGCCTCGCACGCGGCCTGCGCAACCGGGCGATCGACACACTCGGCGCGGTGAACGACACCGCCCCGCCCTTTCCCTATGCCAGCGCCGCGCTGGCGCCGCTCCGCGCGCATGCTGAAAGCGAAGGGCGCGGGGACTATTCGCCCTTGTGGAGCGGCCAGGGCGTGGCGCTTGCCAGTGCCGACTCCGCCGCTGCGTTGACCGACCGCCTGGGCAACGCCGCCCTCTCTTCCGGGAGCCTTTGATGACCGACCTCCAGATCGTCCGAATCCCGGCACTCAGCGACAATTATATCTGGCTGGTCCATGATCCGGCGTCAGACGAGACGATGGTGGTCGACCCGGCCGAAGCAGCGCCGGTGCTGGCCGAGGCCGACAGGCGCGGCTGGAAGATCGGACAGATCTGGAACACCCACTGGCACCCCGACCATACCGGCGGCAACGCGGCGATCAAGGAAGCGACCGGCGCGGTCGTCTCAGGCCCGGCGGCCGAGGCAGCGCGTATCCCGACGCTCGATGTCGAACTGTCGGAAGGCGATACCGTCCGCCTCGGCGATCACGTCGCGACGGTATTTGAGACGCCTGGCCACACCGCTGGGCATATCGTTTTCCACCTGCCCGGCGATGCGGTGGTCTTCACCGGCGACACGCTGTTCGCGATGGGCTGCGGCCGGCTGTTCGAAGGCGACGCCGCGCAGATGTTCGCCAACATGCAGCGCCTCGCCGCCCTGCCGCCGGAGACGACCGTCTATTGCGCGCACGAATATACCCAGTCCAACGGT
This window encodes:
- a CDS encoding nuclear transport factor 2 family protein; translation: MDDRAARSALKRHWDASDASDFEAEHEIYHEDAVLDYPQSGERIRGRRNIQESRCAQPNKKRFAVRRIVGSGDLWVTEFVLTYDGKPSYVVSIMEFRETLVAHETQYFADRFEPGPTRAHLVERLT
- a CDS encoding nitronate monooxygenase; the protein is MGAATRAFLAMTGARLPLVQAPMANFAGTELAIAAMGAGAIGSLPCAVLDAGVVVTQAATVRAAAKGPLNLNFFCHTLGPAPDETAWRATLSPFYADEGVAPPTDAPPLRRPFDAAMADAVRTVRPEIVSFHFGLPDEDLLERVKATGALVFGCATNVAEARWLAERGCDAVIAQGFEAGGHAGYFLAGHRPVGLIALVPQIADAVHVPVIAAGGIADARGVAAAMALGAAAVQVGTAYLRTPEARPSAALRHRMETATADDSVFTNLFSGGLARGLRNRAIDTLGAVNDTAPPFPYASAALAPLRAHAESEGRGDYSPLWSGQGVALASADSAAALTDRLGNAALSSGSL
- a CDS encoding PepSY-associated TM helix domain-containing protein, translating into MTDTRTAPAGARKPIWPKVPADFVRAVLKGHSALGLAFAAVIYLVCLTGSIAVFAHEFERWEHAGAPRIDSASPAAVQAALAEAVGRAGPGIEHGYIQMPGPDLPRLLVSIDTARGNQAWIADAEGRLVAEGKTPWTEFLTRLHINLHLPRTWGIFLVGLTGVALLSSLISGLLAHPRIFRDAFHLRLGGSRRLQEADLHNRLGVWALPFHVTVSLTGAVLGLTTLIVGVLGMALFQGDVGKVYALFVPAEPKEDARPAPVIDLQPMFAQVARLAPGARTDLILIEHPTERGSAALFNVDRGGGHLSKTDAYAFRRDGTLYHAKHAAANNLGEQILASIGTLHFGWFGGGIVKIGYALLGLGLTYLAASGVTIWLARRRDKGRPAPGWERVWTSVVWGQPAALALAALAAIALHPGMTALIWVWGVVTLLALAASALTAVRPLAKALALIAGAAAALTAILHAVLLPGSDPVAWAVDAGLLLTAAALGWRAMAGERRTA
- a CDS encoding helix-turn-helix transcriptional regulator, producing the protein MKNRLKVLRAERDWSQSDLADRLEVSRQSVNAIETGRYDPSLPLAFKIAELFGLSIEQIFTSPSRENDQ
- a CDS encoding GNAT family N-acetyltransferase; amino-acid sequence: MLIETARLTIRPWLPRDLPGWAAINADADVRQFYYPALLTREESDAEIDQCQKHLNDHGFAFLAVERRDDQALVGGAGLSWTDDLPGGPAVEIGWILARRFWRQGYAREASQAWLAHAWSIGLERVVGYTSTINRPSRALMETLGMSRNAADDFADPTVPSGDPLSPHVLYQIDRPS
- a CDS encoding GNAT family N-acetyltransferase, producing MIETSKLILRPHRLEDFEPWFAMYGDEELFRFIGVPKLSREDAWNRLLRYAGHWSLLGYGLFAVLDRTSGAFLGEVGLADFHRGLGDEFDPFPEGAWIMARATHGRGLALEAVTAAHDWIDRVRAPARTVCIINPENAASLRLAAKLGYREFDRASYKDRVCVMLARTASVPC
- a CDS encoding alpha/beta hydrolase; protein product: MTDPVPTRPALAYHLTEGAGPTIIFLPGYASDMTGSKATALEAWAKAAGRSFLRFDYAGCGQSEGVFEEQTLAGWRDDVLEMVDRTVAGPVVLVGSSMGGWLMLLVARDRPDRVAGLVGIAPAPDFTDWGFTTDEKLALLQNGRIERPSIYADQPTVYTSRFWQSGEANRLMFGEIAVNGPVRLLQGQADLDVPWHRTVRLAELLRSADVQTLLVKDGDHRLSRDADIALLIRAVEDVIQRL
- the gloB gene encoding hydroxyacylglutathione hydrolase, giving the protein MTDLQIVRIPALSDNYIWLVHDPASDETMVVDPAEAAPVLAEADRRGWKIGQIWNTHWHPDHTGGNAAIKEATGAVVSGPAAEAARIPTLDVELSEGDTVRLGDHVATVFETPGHTAGHIVFHLPGDAVVFTGDTLFAMGCGRLFEGDAAQMFANMQRLAALPPETTVYCAHEYTQSNGRFALAAEPDNAATRTRMMLVDAARAKGDPTVPTTIADELATNPFLRAESADQLRDRRAAKDAFRG
- a CDS encoding VOC family protein; translation: MKYLHTMIRVTDPDATIRFFTLLGLEEVRRMESQQGRFTLIFLAAPGEEGIAEVELTHNWDPEDYSGGRNFGHLAYRVDNIYETCQRLMDAGVTINRPPRDGHMAFVRTPDNISVELLQDGHLPPAEPWASMPNTGVW
- a CDS encoding alpha/beta hydrolase, encoding MNPATKGRLIAAIALPLLLLDAFPSHAEPVQASVAATAAETMDHISIVVTGRGSPVFLIPGLSSPRAVWDGVVPELAKAHRVYLVQVNGFGGDAPGANLKPGILDGIVADLDGYIARNKIEGAAIVGHSLGGLVGLIYAKAHPGHLSRLMIVDSLPFYGMMFGPTATVAMVEPQGKAMRDQITATYGKPANPAAAEAIANHLALKPESRARVKAWVMAADPRVTGAAMYEDLTTDLRPDLAAIRTPVTLVYPWSTAVPKPIADALYKGAYGPVPAMTYVDIGDAAHFVMLDQPAAFAAALKAFVEAK
- a CDS encoding pyridoxamine 5'-phosphate oxidase family protein, translated to MSGTTIDSIAALEDVIGKTPPTMDLKVIDHLDRGALRWIAESPLMFAGFGDGSGAGITLAGGTPGFASGDAGELRVPLRFIDDATGLQAGAPFGALFLIPGIRETLRVNGRVVAVGADDVRIDVEECYGHCAKALIRSDFWSAAPVDIAPDAAAFIAASRFMALATIGAEGHADLSPKGDPANCMARLDQDMLWFADRPGNRRVDSFRNIVAQPRVALALILPGSPMVATIRGTATLTTDAAARMRFAVQGKTPLLAIGVSDMTVDLRRSAALARACLWPAPAEPPAIDPAALFLDHIKLNRDTGLGARLAVAALAVPGVAGLLKKGLEKDYKDNLY